In a single window of the Anaerocolumna cellulosilytica genome:
- a CDS encoding MerR family transcriptional regulator, with product MREDGLYKSGEFAKKANVSIRTIRYYDKQGLLKPSYVNKSGYRFYSDLDFAKLQKIVSLKSLGFSLEEIMELVVRDNEHNYLLQSFHQQLELIRSKQEHLKLMEESLLSATKELGLKEQIGWEQVLHLIHLSNMEKDILNQYHNASNTKIRISLHKTYSQNSQGWFPWLYSHYNIAPGETVLELGCGNGELWRMNQEKLPQNVKLLLTDLSSGMLKDTKKVLAHTGLYTQYHILDCHKLPFKDNTIDKIIANHVMFYIKDRNSTFLEIKRALKTDGVFYCSTYGKEHMKEVNDLVKEFDCHIALSEINLYEIFGLENGAQQLSKVFSDVTLKVYEDYLLVDEVQPLIDYILSCHGNQLTYLKHRYVEFKDFLSTKLRKYGSIRITKMAGMFICRK from the coding sequence ATGAGGGAAGACGGACTATATAAAAGCGGGGAATTTGCAAAAAAAGCCAATGTGTCCATCCGTACTATCCGTTACTATGATAAGCAAGGGCTTTTAAAACCTTCCTATGTAAACAAGTCCGGCTATCGTTTTTATAGTGACCTAGATTTTGCAAAACTCCAGAAAATAGTGAGCCTAAAATCCCTTGGTTTTTCTTTAGAAGAGATTATGGAACTTGTCGTACGAGATAATGAGCATAATTATCTATTACAAAGCTTTCATCAACAATTAGAGCTGATACGAAGCAAACAGGAGCATCTTAAGCTTATGGAGGAATCTCTCTTATCAGCTACAAAAGAATTGGGGTTAAAGGAGCAAATTGGATGGGAGCAGGTTCTTCATCTAATTCATCTCTCAAATATGGAAAAAGATATACTGAATCAGTATCACAATGCTTCCAACACCAAGATAAGAATCTCACTTCATAAAACCTACAGCCAAAATTCACAAGGCTGGTTTCCATGGCTTTATTCTCATTATAACATAGCTCCCGGAGAAACTGTTTTGGAGCTTGGCTGCGGTAATGGAGAGCTTTGGAGGATGAATCAGGAAAAGTTACCACAAAATGTAAAACTTCTGCTGACCGATTTGTCCTCGGGCATGTTAAAAGATACAAAAAAAGTTCTGGCACATACTGGCCTGTACACCCAGTATCATATACTCGATTGCCACAAGCTGCCCTTTAAAGATAATACAATAGATAAAATCATTGCAAACCATGTAATGTTTTACATCAAAGACCGAAATAGCACCTTTCTTGAAATAAAGCGGGCACTAAAAACAGATGGGGTTTTTTATTGCAGTACCTATGGTAAAGAACATATGAAGGAAGTCAATGATTTAGTAAAAGAATTTGATTGTCATATTGCTCTTTCAGAAATAAATCTATACGAAATATTTGGTCTGGAGAATGGAGCACAACAGCTTTCCAAGGTGTTCTCTGATGTCACTTTAAAAGTGTATGAGGATTATTTACTGGTAGATGAAGTTCAGCCTTTAATTGATTATATACTTTCCTGCCATGGTAATCAACTTACGTACTTAAAGCATAGATATGTCGAATTCAAAGATTTTCTAAGTACTAAATTAAGAAAATATGGCAGTATCAGAATTACAAAAATGGCAGGTATGTTTATTTGCCGTAAATAG
- a CDS encoding ribose-phosphate pyrophosphokinase, producing the protein MTSVDNLDTIPVAPLKIISLDSFKPLANKVDKLIVTTRQSEAETKNPIYSFPGYVADSYLVDADCPRFSSGEAKGILRDSVHGTDLFILADVVNNNLSYGFYGIENRKSPDDQFQDLKRMIDACNGKAHRINVIIPFLYESRQDKRTNLESLDCATALQELLYMGVKNIITFDAHDPRIANAIPISGFDNFYTSYQFIQSLLTTEKHLSLAKEDFMVVSPDEGGMSKAVFYANILGVDMGMFYKRRDYSVVVDGKNPIAAHEFLGTSVEGKSIYIMDDMIASGQSVLEVAAELKKRKADKIYIAATFGLFTEGYEQFDKYYEAGLFDRVYTTNLTYCSEELMSKPYYATVDISRYLALIIHTINHDKTLEDISNPKARIQEMVREYKSK; encoded by the coding sequence ATGACATCAGTTGACAATTTAGATACGATTCCGGTCGCACCTTTGAAGATTATATCCTTAGACAGCTTTAAGCCTTTGGCTAATAAAGTTGATAAGTTAATTGTAACCACCAGGCAAAGCGAAGCCGAAACAAAGAATCCCATCTATTCCTTTCCCGGCTATGTAGCCGACAGTTATTTGGTAGATGCAGATTGCCCAAGATTCAGTTCCGGAGAAGCGAAAGGTATATTAAGAGATTCTGTTCACGGCACTGATTTATTTATACTTGCCGATGTAGTAAATAATAATCTTTCCTATGGTTTTTATGGAATTGAGAACCGAAAATCTCCTGATGATCAATTCCAGGACTTAAAAAGAATGATAGATGCGTGCAATGGAAAGGCTCACCGTATTAATGTGATTATTCCTTTTCTATACGAAAGCAGACAGGACAAAAGAACTAATTTGGAATCGTTGGATTGTGCTACCGCACTACAGGAACTACTCTACATGGGCGTTAAAAATATTATTACTTTTGATGCTCACGACCCCAGAATAGCCAATGCGATACCAATTAGCGGCTTTGATAATTTTTATACCTCCTATCAGTTTATTCAATCTTTGTTGACTACTGAAAAGCATTTAAGTCTTGCAAAAGAGGATTTTATGGTAGTAAGCCCGGATGAGGGCGGTATGTCAAAAGCTGTTTTTTATGCTAATATCCTAGGTGTAGATATGGGTATGTTTTACAAAAGGCGTGATTACTCAGTGGTTGTAGATGGTAAAAATCCTATTGCTGCACATGAATTTCTAGGTACCAGTGTGGAAGGTAAATCTATTTACATTATGGATGATATGATTGCCTCAGGACAAAGTGTTTTAGAAGTGGCAGCTGAATTAAAGAAACGTAAGGCTGATAAGATATACATAGCTGCTACCTTTGGTTTATTTACAGAAGGCTATGAGCAATTTGATAAATATTATGAGGCAGGTCTTTTTGACCGTGTATACACTACTAACTTAACCTATTGTTCCGAAGAATTAATGAGTAAGCCTTATTATGCTACTGTTGACATTAGTCGTTATCTAGCCCTAATTATTCATACAATTAATCATGACAAGACATTGGAAGATATCTCAAATCCTAAAGCAAGAATTCAAGAAATGGTACGTGAATATAAAAGCAAATAA
- a CDS encoding TspO/MBR family protein, translating to MLKKNLSTLIIFILLPIAVGMISSVLAGNIAGTYSQLNQPELSPPAAVFPIIWTILYTLMGISSFLIFISDSPYKEKALWIYFLQLFIIFLWSPIFFGLQLYLLGFLWLLLLVVLIVIMILRFYSIDPVAAYLLIPYLLWCIFAAYLSFGIYARNT from the coding sequence ATGTTAAAAAAGAATTTAAGTACTTTAATTATTTTTATCCTGTTGCCAATTGCAGTCGGAATGATTTCCTCCGTACTTGCCGGTAACATAGCCGGAACCTACAGTCAGCTTAACCAGCCGGAATTAAGCCCTCCTGCTGCTGTCTTTCCTATTATATGGACAATATTGTACACATTAATGGGTATCTCCTCCTTTCTTATATTTATATCCGATTCTCCGTATAAAGAAAAAGCTTTATGGATTTACTTTCTACAGCTTTTTATTATTTTTTTGTGGTCTCCCATCTTTTTCGGTCTGCAACTGTATCTGCTCGGCTTTCTTTGGCTGCTTTTATTAGTAGTACTAATTGTTATAATGATACTGCGTTTCTATTCCATTGACCCTGTAGCCGCCTATTTACTGATTCCCTATTTGCTGTGGTGCATCTTTGCTGCTTATCTAAGTTTCGGAATCTATGCAAGGAATACATAA